The genome window ATCTCCTGCATCCGCGGCTGCATTTCCTGCATCTTGCGACCGGAACGCAACTGGTTGATCATCGGCTTCAGCAGCACCAGGCGGATGGTCACCACCAGGAAGATGATGGACAGCGCCCAGGTGATACCGGCGTCCGGGTCGAGGACGAGGCCCCAGGCCTTATGCCAGAACCAGAGTATCCACGAGATGGGGTAGTAGATGAAGTTGAGCACTGCTCTCGGACTCTCCTTGCTCTCCGTGATGGTGGACTGCGGGCGTCGGGGGAACGACGGGGGTCACCGCCGGTGACGTCGACTCCCCACAGGTGGGACAGGATCCCACCCACCGGGGTGCCAGGGGCCGCACTTGGCCAACCGTGCAGCGCTGAGGATCACTCCTCTGATGACGCCGAAACGAGCGACGGCGGTGAGGGCGTAGGCGCTGCACGTCGGCTGGAAACGGCACGACGGCCCCAGTTTAAGTGGTGAAAGGTAGTTCTGGTAACCGAGGATGAGCCGACGCAGCCACCGGGCCCGTCCGGTGGTCACGTCCCAGTCATCCGAGGAGTCGCCGGAGTGCGTGCCGCACATCCCGTTCCAACTCCTCTGAGGTGGCGTCGGCGGACGCGGGCAGCGCCCGCAGGACGACCGAGAGATCCGAACGCAGCACGTCCCGGAACCCGGCGTCCGCGATAATCCGCCCGGCAGTGTGCCGGAGCCGCCGGGACACGGCGTGCCGTGCCACGGCGTTACCGACCGCCTTGGAGACCACGAGACCGACCCGCGGCCCGCCCACCGTCGCCACGGATCCTGCTCCGGCACCTTCGAACTGCCCCTGATACAGGTACACCACCACAGTGCGGCTCCCCTTCTTCCTGCCCCGGCGAACCGTTTCCCCGAACAGGGAAGTGGAACGCAGGCGGTGTTCCGGAGAAAGCACTGCGGTGGTGTGTTCAGTCTGTGTCAGTCGATGACCGCGTGAACTACGCGGTGAGGGACTTGCGGCCCTTGCTGCGGCGCGCGGAGACGATCGCGCGGCCGGCGCGGGTACGCATCCGGGTGCGGAAACCGTGCTTGTGGGCACGACGACGGTTGTTCGGCTGGAAAGTACGCTTGCCCTTGGCCACGGTACTCACTCCTTGTTATGTATGGCCACGACCGGTACCCGGGCCTGTTCCGACCCGTCAGACGGGAGGGGACACGATGATCCGGGCGCCGACCGCGGTGATGCGGTCATTGCTGGGGTGGCCGGTGG of Corynebacterium terpenotabidum Y-11 contains these proteins:
- the yidD gene encoding membrane protein insertion efficiency factor YidD; translated protein: MCGTHSGDSSDDWDVTTGRARWLRRLILGYQNYLSPLKLGPSCRFQPTCSAYALTAVARFGVIRGVILSAARLAKCGPWHPGGWDPVPPVGSRRHRR
- the rnpA gene encoding ribonuclease P protein component — its product is MLSPEHRLRSTSLFGETVRRGRKKGSRTVVVYLYQGQFEGAGAGSVATVGGPRVGLVVSKAVGNAVARHAVSRRLRHTAGRIIADAGFRDVLRSDLSVVLRALPASADATSEELERDVRHALRRLLG
- the rpmH gene encoding 50S ribosomal protein L34, translated to MAKGKRTFQPNNRRRAHKHGFRTRMRTRAGRAIVSARRSKGRKSLTA